The DNA sequence CTCTTAACGGGTTTAACCTCTGTGTCTTAACATAAGCCCAAGTTACAGGAACTTCCTTCACCTTAAATCCTAGCTTTTTTGCCAAATACAAGACTTCCACATCAAAAGCTCCTAAATAAGCATCCTTAATTTCGGGCGCTCCTTCGCCATAAATTTTAAGATGCGCAAAAATCTCTTTAGCGGATTTTTTATTAAAAAGCTTAAATCCGCATTGCGTGTCTTCAATTCCTTTAACAGCGATTATTCTAACCCATAAATTAAAAACTCTGCCCATTAAGTGTCTATAATAAGGCTCGCTTATTCTAGAAGACCCCAACCCCTCGCGAGACGCAATAGCAATATCATAAGATTTATCGGAAAGCCAAACAAAAAGTCTTTTTATTTCTGAAATTGGGGTTGCCAAATCAGCGTCCGCAAGATATATAAATTCACCGCTAGCCTCCATAACCCCTGTCCATACTGTGGGACCTTTTCCTCTATGGGGGTTTTTTATAAGTCTGAATTTACTATTGCTTTTGCAAAAATCGGAAACAATTTTTACAGTATCGTCTGAAGACCCATCATCCACAATCAATACTTCGTAAGAATAATCATATTCTTTAAGATACGCGTTAATTGAAGACAGGGATTTAATAATATTCTTTTCTTCGTTATATGCAGGAATAACAACAGAAAGATAAATGTTCTTAGGGGAAGGTTTTTGTTTAGTTGTTTTTGTATTAGATACAGTCATAAGTTAATTGTTATCTTGCTATATTGTTATCTTGCTGTATTGTTAACAAGACAACAATATAACAGTCTATTTTCCCCTCCAAACCACTTTCGTGTACATTGTGAAATTCCAAATAAGTCCAAGTAATATACCTACAACGACAATACTTAAATATGGGAAGAGACTTTCCACATTTAAAAACTTTGTCCCTGCCACCATTACAATAGCTTGAATTGCAATAGACCCCAACGATAGAAAATTAAACATCGGAAGTTTCTTAACCAATATTTTTAAATTAACGATTTTTTTATCAGAAAATGTCCACGCATTGTTAATAAAAAAGTTGGCGAGGATTGCAATTTCCGTAGCTAAAACATTTGATAACACCGCCTTATTGTAACCTAGTATGGTAACCAATACAGACGCAAAAACAAGCTGGATAAATGCTCCTATTGCCCCCACAATACATACTTTAAAAAACCTCTCGTTTTTTCGATACCTTAAAATTAAAACCACTTTCATAGACTCCTTAAATTCCCGCAAAACATTGCTTTTGGACTTTTCTTTCTCTCTATCCACAAAGTTAATAGGAATTTCTATAGTTTTAGCCTTAAGACAAAGCATTTCGTACAAAAGGTGGATTTTATAAGCAAATGTTTTAGAAAGAATTTTTGAGAGATTTATTGCATCCAAATACCCTTTAACACGAGAGGCTTTGAACCCTGTTGTATAATCCTTAACATTTTTGGTGCCAAGAACAACTCTGGCAAACCAGCCTCCAAAAAAACTAAAAAACTTTCTGTGCAACCCCCAATTCTGGGGAACAGACCCTCCTTTTACATATCGCGAACCCAATACATAGTCGTACCCCTCGCTTATCTTTTCTAAAAATCTCGGAATATCGTTAGGATTATGCTGAAAATCCGCATCCATCTCAAAAACTACCTCCGCTTTGAGCTTCTCCATAGCGTATTTAAATCCGCGAACATATGCCGCGCCCAAACCTTGTTTCTCGCCAGTAATTAAATGAATATTTTTGTATCTTTTAATTTTGGAACGGACAATATCTGCCGTGCCATCGGGAGAATTATCATCCACAACAAGAATACTCATATTAAAATCCTTTATATTCTTAAATACTTTTTGGAGTTCTTCTAATAGAGGCCCTATATTATCCTTTTCGTTATATGTAGGAATAACAATCGTTGTATTCATAATTCAACTTTTTTATTTCCTCTCCCTTTTCTTCCGTAACCCATTTTAAAGTATCCTGCGACCAATTAAATGTATCGGAATAAAGTTTATTGAAGAAACTCTCAAAATTATACAACATAGAAACCTTTTCTTCCACAAACTTAAAAATCCCAAGAGCTTTGTCAATAATCTCCCCTGCTTTGTTTAAAGAAGTTTTCGCCTCTTCAAGAGATGTTTTGGCGGTTTTTATCTCCATACTTACTTTGTTAAGGACATTTAAGGCAGAAACATTTTTTGCAAACGCAAAGGTGAAAAAAAGAGCGCCTATTATTATAAAGCAAAGCGGGCTTCTCATAATATATTAAGCGAAAAAGCAAAAAGAAGAGTCACCAAAACGGCGATTAAAATATATTCATATACAATATGCCAATATAAACGAACGCGGATTAAATGGTAAATTGTTCCCCAAATAACATAAGAAATTGATACCACAATTACAACCAAAAACTGTTTGTAAGGATTAAAACGGAAAAAGGAATAGAAATAAGCTCCTAAAGCGAGGATTGTAAATAATGCGAGATATTCTATTATCGTTAAGTATTTCTTATCCATAACACTCGTCATTGCGAGGGCAAAGCCCGAAGCAATCTCATTAAGGTTGCTTCGTCGTCACTTTGTTCCTTCTCGCAATGACACCCACCTTTTAAAGGACAATCCCCGCATTGGCGTACCAAACTCCAACTAAAGCTATTATTAAAAACAGCAAATGGACTAGGGTATTACCCGTAAGTCTTAAAACATTGTTTCTTTTAACATACCACATATCCAAAGCTAAAAGTAAAGTTAAAAACGCTCCTAAAGAAAGAGAAATCCCTCGCGAAGCGCTAAATATATCTAAAGCGGGAAGTATTTCTCCCGTTTGTTCTACTGCGGGCGCGGCGGGGATGGATTCTCTTTCTATAATCTGTATCCCTTCTGTTTTAGCGCTTGTGGGTTCTATAGAAGCGGTGTATTCGGGAAACTTGCTCTTGCCAAACATTTGGACCACTAATGTGGTCTCATGCCCATCTAAAACACCGTTTACCACCGCAAAACCGATATCCTCATAATTTGAACTTAATAAGTTGTCTCTGTGAGTAGGCGACTTAAACCAAGCTTGAACAACAGAGCTAGAGTTATTAAAATCCCGCGCCAAATTTTCGCCGGCATAAATGTATTCATAACCACTACTAACAATAAAATCCCACGGCTCTTTTCCGCTGGGCGACACATGCGCCCAATAATCCTCGGCAAACATATTTTGGGCTTTTTCATAAGCCGCTTGGGAAAGGCGTGTATTTAATTCTAACGGTTTTTCGTTATTCTCGGCTCTTGTTTTATTTGTGTATTCCAAAAGGTCTTGTGTAGTAACATTGGACGCAAAACCTAAAACTTTTGGAAACCGCGCGCTTGCGGGAGAGATTACTAAAATAGTAAGAGAAATAAAAATTATATAACTTAAAAGCGCGGGGTGCGACAAGAGCTTGGCTCGTTTTTTATGTTCTTTGCGAGGCAGGAAATGGGCAAGAAACGAATTCATAGAAAAATTATACTACAAACAGGTGTTCTCGTCATTGCGAGAAGAGAGCCGTAGGCGAACGACGAAGCAATCCTGATGGAAATTGCTTCTCCCTCGCTAAAGCTCGGTATCGCAATGACACTGTGGCAATAACCGTGAGTAGTTACCTAGTCCTTCCTATACATAAAAAACCCAATACCTCCCATTCCAAAAAGTATTAAAGCCACCCACCAAAAATCCCAAACTGATTTGGAGGGTTTCACCTCTTTATCCACCGTATTTTCTAAAGCCAAAACACTCCCCTTCAAATCACCGCTTTCTTTAGGAACGATGTTCTCCGTTTTAGTTTCCTTTAGCGTTGGAACCTCAACTTCCTTAACCTTCTCTTCAACTCCCAAAACCGCTCCCTGTGGAATTTCCAAATTCGGAATTTCTTCAACAACCGTTTCGTCTTCCTCCTTGGAAGGTTTGGCGGAAATACCCTCGGCGGAACTATTATTGCCCGCCGTATCAAACACAATTACATAATAATAGTAAGTGGTGTCATTATCCACATCTTCATCATCATAACTTCTTTCACTTGAAGAAACTTCCGCTAACCTAGTTTCGGGGTTTGGGATAAATTTTTTATTTTCGCTTTTGTATATTCTGTAATAGTCCACATCAAAACTTGCCGATTTATCCCATTCTAAAACTACAAGAGAATCCGAAACGGACGCTCTTAAATTATCCACGGGTTCGGGACTCTCGGTATCCGTTAAAAACACTTCCACATCTTTTGAGGCAATGGACGAGATATTTCCCGCATTATCCCAAGATTTACAATAAATGGTATAAACCCCCTCTATTGGGGTAAAAGAGTAATTCCAAGTATCCGCGCCACTGGCAAGGACCCAGCCTTCTGTTAAACCAAAACTTGCGCCATTCCAATATTTGGTTTCACCTAAAGGAGTAACTTCCTTAATTTTTACCTCCACTTTAGAAAGCCCAGATACTTCGTCACTTGCGGTACCGCTTATAGCGCCATCCCACCCATCATCCTCATAATAATCTAATAACGGAAGCGCTATATTTACAGCTGGTTTTGTTTTGTCAATTTTTATTGTATTACCCGAAGTTTTAACATCTTCAGAATTACCCGCGGCATCGGTGGAAAAATATTTCAAAGTGTAAATACCGCCCGCAGTTACAGAAAAAGAATTTCCAGAATTGGATAGGGTAGTAGGCTCCGTACCATCCAAAGTGTAGTAAGTATTACCGCATAAAAAATTGTCCGCACAAACTAACTCTACAGAAAAATCGTCTTTATGCCAAAAAGAATCTAATAATGAATCTGTGGTAGTTGGGGAAACACTGTCTATAGTTACAACCCACGGACCAGACCAAGCGCTACAATTATTTAGGGAATCGCAAGCCTGTACCTGCCAATTATAAATTCTATCCGCGCTTCCGGTAGCATTGATAAAAGAGTTTGTACCAGTAGAGACTGGACCATATGCCCCGCCTGTCCAAGAACTCTTGTACTTGTACACTACAGGAATACTAGGGTCGGAAACATCCTCCCAATCTAAAATCGCCACGGACGGTTTAACGGAAGAACCATCCGCGGGAAAAACCAATCCGGGCACTGGAGGCGAAGTGGTGTCGTCCCCACCATTAGAAAAACCTCTAGTAGGAGTTGCAAAATTAGTTACCGTACCGGTAGAATTTCCGTTAGGATAAAATCCCCAGGAATGCCCTGTACCCGGATGCCCCACATAAGTAAGCAAGGATGCTATGGACAAATCCGGTTTATACAAAGTAACGGATGTTTGGTAATGTTGCAAATCAAAACCAAATTTATTTGCGCCAAACCCTTTTTCCACCACAAAATATCCCCTTGCAGATATGGTTGTTCCCGCTGTAAAAACAAGTTTTGGACCACCTAAATCTAGGAAACTACTATTATTGAGTATCCACCCGCTAATATCAATAACCGTATCGTTAGGATTATAAAGCTCGGTCCAATCAATATCGTCCACAGGGTACGGAGAAACTTCGTTTACAATAGGAGATAAGACTACAGCGCTAACGCGATTGGCAAAAAACACAACACCAGCGGAAAAGAGCAAAATTGCCAAAAAAACCTTTAGATATACACGCTTTGAACGGACAGGTAATGATGTTATATTTATAGTATAAGGAAAAATTTTGAATATGGCAATAAAAACTTTAAGAGATATAGAAGTTTTGGAAAACAAAAATGTTCTTGTTCGTGTTGACTTTGATGTCCCTTTTAATAGTAATGGGCAGGTAGCAAATACAACAAGAATAAAAGCCTGCCTGCCAACTATAAAGTATCTCTTGGAAAAAGGAGCAAAAGTGACGCTTTTAACAAAACTTGGTCGCCCCAACAATGGCGTTAAAATATCAACAGAAGTATTGGCGCCTTTACTTGCGCAATTGTTAAATACTAAAGTTTCATGGTTTCCTAACATAAGCTTCTCACCTAACTTAGGAAACTTAATTCTCCTAGAAAATGTTCGCTTTTACCCCGAAGAAGAAAAACAGGATACCGCGTTTGTTAAAGCGTTAACTGCGCCTTATGATTTATATGTGAACGAAGCGTTTGCTATGTGCCATAGAAAAGATTCTTCAGTAAGTTTAGCGCCAAAATTTCTGCCCAGCTTTGCAGGTTTTAGATTAATTAAGGAAATAGAAACGCTAACCAAGCTATTAGAAAACCCGCAAAGACCGTTTATTGCAATAATTGGGGGCGCAAAACTAGAAACCAAAATTCCCGTAATTGAAAATTTAGCTCATATCTCCGATAAAGTGCTAATTGGCGGCAAACTCTCTCTTGAATTAAGTCCTAAATTACTTAAGTTACCCAACATACTTAACTCTCAAGATTGGGTAGAAAGAAAAGACGTTGGTCCTCAAACCATTGCTTTATTTAAAAGCGAAATTGCGAAGGCAAAAACCATTGTGTGGAACGGGCCAATGGGAATGTTTGAGGACGAAAAATACGCCAAAGGAACCGAGGAAATTGCGCGCTACATTTCTAATTTGGACGCTTTCAAAGTAGTTGGCGGGGGAGATACTATCGCCGCTATAACAAAAGCGGGGGTTTTGGACAAAATGGATTTTGTTTCTACAGGAGGGGGTGCAATGCTCACCTTTCTTTCTGGAAAACCTATGCCGGGCATTATCGCTTTGGAACAGAGCGAGGTTTGCTGATATTCGGTTCTCCGCCATATTCCGGCAAAATCAAGTCCCGCCAAGACTTTATATTTCCGTAAGCATAGTTAAACGCGTTGGCGATGGAGACGCCCACTTTA is a window from the Patescibacteria group bacterium genome containing:
- a CDS encoding CAP domain-containing protein, with the translated sequence MNSFLAHFLPRKEHKKRAKLLSHPALLSYIIFISLTILVISPASARFPKVLGFASNVTTQDLLEYTNKTRAENNEKPLELNTRLSQAAYEKAQNMFAEDYWAHVSPSGKEPWDFIVSSGYEYIYAGENLARDFNNSSSVVQAWFKSPTHRDNLLSSNYEDIGFAVVNGVLDGHETTLVVQMFGKSKFPEYTASIEPTSAKTEGIQIIERESIPAAPAVEQTGEILPALDIFSASRGISLSLGAFLTLLLALDMWYVKRNNVLRLTGNTLVHLLFLIIALVGVWYANAGIVL
- the pgk gene encoding phosphoglycerate kinase codes for the protein MAIKTLRDIEVLENKNVLVRVDFDVPFNSNGQVANTTRIKACLPTIKYLLEKGAKVTLLTKLGRPNNGVKISTEVLAPLLAQLLNTKVSWFPNISFSPNLGNLILLENVRFYPEEEKQDTAFVKALTAPYDLYVNEAFAMCHRKDSSVSLAPKFLPSFAGFRLIKEIETLTKLLENPQRPFIAIIGGAKLETKIPVIENLAHISDKVLIGGKLSLELSPKLLKLPNILNSQDWVERKDVGPQTIALFKSEIAKAKTIVWNGPMGMFEDEKYAKGTEEIARYISNLDAFKVVGGGDTIAAITKAGVLDKMDFVSTGGGAMLTFLSGKPMPGIIALEQSEVC
- a CDS encoding lamin tail domain-containing protein, with translation MFSKTSISLKVFIAIFKIFPYTINITSLPVRSKRVYLKVFLAILLFSAGVVFFANRVSAVVLSPIVNEVSPYPVDDIDWTELYNPNDTVIDISGWILNNSSFLDLGGPKLVFTAGTTISARGYFVVEKGFGANKFGFDLQHYQTSVTLYKPDLSIASLLTYVGHPGTGHSWGFYPNGNSTGTVTNFATPTRGFSNGGDDTTSPPVPGLVFPADGSSVKPSVAILDWEDVSDPSIPVVYKYKSSWTGGAYGPVSTGTNSFINATGSADRIYNWQVQACDSLNNCSAWSGPWVVTIDSVSPTTTDSLLDSFWHKDDFSVELVCADNFLCGNTYYTLDGTEPTTLSNSGNSFSVTAGGIYTLKYFSTDAAGNSEDVKTSGNTIKIDKTKPAVNIALPLLDYYEDDGWDGAISGTASDEVSGLSKVEVKIKEVTPLGETKYWNGASFGLTEGWVLASGADTWNYSFTPIEGVYTIYCKSWDNAGNISSIASKDVEVFLTDTESPEPVDNLRASVSDSLVVLEWDKSASFDVDYYRIYKSENKKFIPNPETRLAEVSSSERSYDDEDVDNDTTYYYYVIVFDTAGNNSSAEGISAKPSKEEDETVVEEIPNLEIPQGAVLGVEEKVKEVEVPTLKETKTENIVPKESGDLKGSVLALENTVDKEVKPSKSVWDFWWVALILFGMGGIGFFMYRKD
- a CDS encoding glycosyltransferase family 2 protein yields the protein MNTTIVIPTYNEKDNIGPLLEELQKVFKNIKDFNMSILVVDDNSPDGTADIVRSKIKRYKNIHLITGEKQGLGAAYVRGFKYAMEKLKAEVVFEMDADFQHNPNDIPRFLEKISEGYDYVLGSRYVKGGSVPQNWGLHRKFFSFFGGWFARVVLGTKNVKDYTTGFKASRVKGYLDAINLSKILSKTFAYKIHLLYEMLCLKAKTIEIPINFVDREKEKSKSNVLREFKESMKVVLILRYRKNERFFKVCIVGAIGAFIQLVFASVLVTILGYNKAVLSNVLATEIAILANFFINNAWTFSDKKIVNLKILVKKLPMFNFLSLGSIAIQAIVMVAGTKFLNVESLFPYLSIVVVGILLGLIWNFTMYTKVVWRGK
- a CDS encoding glycosyltransferase family 2 protein produces the protein MTVSNTKTTKQKPSPKNIYLSVVIPAYNEEKNIIKSLSSINAYLKEYDYSYEVLIVDDGSSDDTVKIVSDFCKSNSKFRLIKNPHRGKGPTVWTGVMEASGEFIYLADADLATPISEIKRLFVWLSDKSYDIAIASREGLGSSRISEPYYRHLMGRVFNLWVRIIAVKGIEDTQCGFKLFNKKSAKEIFAHLKIYGEGAPEIKDAYLGAFDVEVLYLAKKLGFKVKEVPVTWAYVKTQRLNPLRDSIKMAMDVLKVRVNDLKGVYAL